Proteins found in one Nostoc sp. NIES-3756 genomic segment:
- a CDS encoding sensor histidine kinase, with translation MTRPVHILLVDDNPNNLKVLSEAIQGYGWKVLMATDGESAIEQTEYAIPDLILLDVMMPGIDGFETCRRLKANPITENIPIIFMTALADGKDKVKGLEIGAVDYITKPFQQEEVIARLKLHLKISHLTRTLEESVQKRTAELTQSLHKLQQTQLQLIQSEKMSILGQLVAGIGHEINNPIGFIAGSLSHIEEYTNGLLNLVTLQQQKLPDLDPEVDDLIAEIDLEYIHEDLPKLIKSMSQGIKRLKDISLSLRTFARADISSQVEFQIHEGIDSTLMLLKHRLKGNGNSPEIKVVTEYGNLPPISCYPGQLNQVFMNIIANAVDAFDEPKHQYSQQAFSQPTIHITTSVDSQRENITISIQDNGCGMPREVQERIFEQSFTTKPVGKGTGLGLAISYEIVVNKHHGQINCNSTLGIGTQFTIVLPINSYNQLFF, from the coding sequence ATGACTAGGCCAGTACATATCCTCTTAGTAGATGATAATCCTAATAATCTCAAGGTGCTATCAGAAGCAATTCAGGGGTATGGCTGGAAAGTACTGATGGCGACAGATGGAGAATCCGCGATCGAGCAGACAGAATATGCCATTCCCGATCTCATTCTGCTTGATGTGATGATGCCGGGTATTGATGGATTTGAAACTTGTCGGCGGTTAAAAGCAAATCCAATTACAGAAAATATTCCCATCATTTTTATGACTGCTTTGGCTGATGGCAAAGACAAGGTAAAAGGGCTAGAAATTGGTGCAGTTGACTATATTACTAAACCCTTCCAGCAGGAAGAAGTAATTGCCCGATTAAAATTACATTTAAAAATTTCTCATCTCACTCGCACATTAGAAGAATCTGTACAAAAGCGCACCGCAGAATTAACCCAATCTCTACACAAGTTACAACAAACGCAACTCCAACTAATCCAAAGTGAGAAAATGTCGATTCTTGGACAATTAGTAGCAGGAATTGGGCATGAAATTAATAACCCTATTGGTTTTATTGCTGGTAGCTTATCTCATATAGAAGAATATACCAATGGTCTGCTCAATCTAGTAACTTTACAACAGCAGAAATTACCAGATTTAGACCCAGAAGTTGATGATTTAATTGCAGAAATTGATTTAGAGTATATTCATGAGGATTTACCAAAGTTAATTAAATCTATGAGTCAGGGAATTAAACGCCTCAAGGATATTAGCTTATCCTTGAGAACTTTTGCCCGTGCCGATATTTCATCTCAGGTAGAGTTCCAAATCCATGAGGGAATTGATAGTACTTTAATGCTACTAAAGCATCGCTTAAAAGGTAATGGAAACAGCCCAGAAATCAAAGTCGTTACAGAATATGGTAACTTACCACCAATTAGTTGCTATCCTGGACAACTTAACCAAGTATTCATGAATATCATAGCTAATGCTGTTGATGCTTTTGATGAACCTAAGCATCAGTATTCTCAACAAGCCTTTAGTCAACCCACTATTCATATCACTACATCAGTTGATTCTCAGCGAGAAAATATCACAATTTCTATTCAAGATAACGGTTGTGGTATGCCCCGGGAAGTGCAAGAGCGGATTTTTGAACAATCTTTTACAACTAAACCTGTAGGAAAGGGTACTGGTTTAGGATTAGCTATAAGTTACGAAATTGTTGTCAATAAACATCACGGACAGATTAATTGTAATTCTACACTTGGTATTGGGACACAGTTTACTATTGTTTTACCAATAAATTCTTATAATCAACTATTTTTTTAA
- a CDS encoding beta strand repeat-containing protein, producing the protein MQKPSILLGLLNGVGILRNCLLLSLGMILISCDYAKADVIPDGTLNTTVTQNGSNFTITDGTRVGNNLFHSFSQFSVSSNGSAVFNNTTDIQNIFSRVTGGNISSIDGLIQANGSANLFLLNPAGILFRANAKLDIGGSFVGSTANSIKFVDGAEFGVTPTSGVPLLTLAVPIGLQFGTNPKPIQVEGTGHNLKLLNPANPGNSPINPQSHVTGIQLEVKPGKTLALIGGDISLVGGTLKATDGRIELGSVGAGIVSFEGGKFNYDNVQSFRDIRFSQKALADASGFGGGAIQMQGARVSLIDGSVALIQNLGSQSSGGINIRASELFEAIGVDANSLIPSDLRNETLATGNNEEIAVTTRQLVLEQGGRISSYTYGSGKSSNITLKVDDSLQLIGFTSIYPNPSTISTGTYSVGSAGDINISTRQLTAVNGGAISAVSLGRGAAGNVAVKATEFIELDGFMPGLFIPSSISSPTLSAGNAGNVQVDTARLILSNGGRVDSSTVASGNGGNLVINATESIEVRDTVPGSRNPSLISSSANIVDDSFRQQFGLPSSPTGDSGSLTINTGKLTVSDGALINVQNEGSGDAGSLRINADSIFLNNRGRITASAKSGEGGNLNLQVQNTILMRRGSLISTEAGGTGNGGNLSINAPFIIGLDNSDIIANAFQGNGGKIQLTTKGIFGLEYRPQLTPENDITASSQFGVSGEVQINNIGLDPNSGLVELPANVTDPSQQISTGCANSQASSFVGTGRGGVPQNPNQQVGSDRTWSDTRDISAFRKTGNLTTQTPISSEIPMQATYWHRNAQGKIELVAASSSKNVQTLTCTGVPKS; encoded by the coding sequence ATGCAAAAACCCTCTATTTTATTGGGTTTGTTAAATGGCGTAGGTATATTGAGAAATTGCTTATTGCTATCGTTAGGAATGATACTGATATCGTGTGACTATGCTAAAGCCGATGTCATCCCTGATGGTACGCTTAATACTACTGTTACCCAAAATGGAAGTAACTTCACTATTACTGATGGTACTCGTGTTGGTAACAATCTTTTCCACAGTTTCAGCCAATTCTCCGTTTCCAGCAACGGCTCGGCAGTCTTCAACAACACCACAGATATTCAAAACATCTTCAGCCGTGTCACAGGCGGTAACATCTCCAGTATTGATGGCTTAATTCAAGCCAATGGCAGCGCTAATCTCTTTTTACTCAATCCGGCCGGTATCCTGTTTCGTGCCAATGCCAAGTTAGATATAGGCGGCTCGTTTGTGGGTAGCACCGCCAATAGCATCAAGTTTGTCGATGGAGCAGAATTTGGCGTTACACCTACCTCTGGGGTACCACTACTCACCCTAGCCGTACCGATAGGCTTACAGTTTGGCACAAATCCAAAACCGATTCAGGTTGAGGGTACAGGACATAACTTAAAACTACTCAATCCAGCCAATCCAGGAAACTCACCCATTAATCCACAAAGCCATGTCACAGGAATACAGCTAGAAGTCAAGCCAGGAAAGACCTTAGCCCTGATTGGTGGGGATATTAGTTTAGTCGGCGGTACTCTCAAGGCGACGGACGGACGCATCGAGTTAGGTAGCGTTGGTGCTGGAATAGTCAGCTTTGAGGGTGGGAAATTTAACTATGACAATGTGCAGAGTTTTCGAGATATTCGCTTTTCCCAAAAAGCCTTAGCTGATGCTAGTGGTTTTGGTGGCGGAGCAATTCAAATGCAGGGAGCGCGTGTCAGTTTAATCGATGGGTCAGTTGCGCTGATTCAAAACCTGGGTTCGCAATCCTCTGGAGGCATTAACATCAGAGCATCTGAATTGTTTGAGGCTATAGGTGTTGATGCCAATAGTCTTATACCTAGCGATTTGCGGAATGAAACCTTGGCTACTGGTAATAATGAGGAGATTGCAGTTACGACTAGACAGTTAGTATTAGAGCAGGGGGGAAGAATTAGTTCTTACACATATGGTTCGGGTAAATCTAGCAATATCACCCTCAAAGTTGATGATTCATTGCAATTAATTGGTTTTACATCCATTTATCCCAATCCCAGTACCATTTCTACTGGAACCTACAGTGTTGGTTCGGCTGGAGATATCAACATTTCCACTAGACAGTTAACTGCTGTGAATGGTGGGGCAATTAGCGCTGTCAGCCTTGGTAGGGGTGCGGCAGGAAATGTAGCTGTCAAGGCAACTGAGTTCATAGAATTAGATGGATTCATGCCGGGATTATTTATCCCCAGTTCCATTAGTTCCCCCACTCTTTCTGCCGGCAATGCTGGCAATGTACAAGTAGATACGGCTAGACTCATCCTCAGCAATGGAGGCAGAGTTGATTCCTCTACAGTTGCTAGTGGCAACGGTGGTAATTTAGTAATTAATGCTACTGAATCTATTGAAGTTAGAGATACTGTGCCAGGTTCCCGCAATCCCAGCCTCATTAGTTCCTCTGCCAACATTGTAGATGACTCATTCCGTCAACAGTTTGGTCTTCCATCCTCACCCACTGGCGACTCTGGTAGTCTAACAATTAATACAGGCAAATTAACTGTCAGCGATGGTGCATTAATCAATGTCCAGAATGAGGGGAGCGGTGATGCTGGATCATTACGCATCAACGCTGACTCTATTTTTCTCAACAATCGAGGTAGGATTACGGCTTCGGCAAAGTCTGGTGAGGGTGGTAATCTCAACTTGCAGGTGCAAAATACTATACTGATGCGACGAGGTAGCCTAATATCTACCGAAGCAGGCGGTACAGGTAATGGCGGCAATCTTAGCATCAATGCACCCTTCATCATTGGTTTAGACAATAGTGACATTATCGCTAATGCCTTCCAAGGCAATGGCGGGAAAATTCAACTCACCACTAAAGGCATCTTTGGACTAGAGTATCGTCCCCAACTTACCCCAGAAAACGATATCACCGCCAGTTCTCAATTTGGAGTGAGTGGTGAGGTGCAAATCAATAACATTGGACTTGATCCCAACTCTGGCTTAGTTGAATTACCAGCAAATGTCACAGATCCATCGCAGCAAATTTCTACAGGCTGTGCAAATAGTCAAGCTAGTAGTTTTGTAGGCACAGGACGGGGTGGAGTACCACAAAATCCCAATCAACAGGTTGGGAGCGATCGCACTTGGTCTGACACCCGCGACATCAGTGCATTCCGTAAAACGGGCAATTTGACTACTCAAACACCTATATCATCAGAAATTCCCATGCAGGCTACCTATTGGCATCGTAACGCTCAGGGTAAAATTGAGTTAGTCGCCGCGTCATCTTCTAAGAATGTGCAGACTTTAACTTGTACTGGCGTTCCTAAGAGTTAA
- a CDS encoding nucleotidyltransferase domain-containing protein, protein MTDKNEYLLELVQRNVKAYIANSKTKAVMLTGSVAEGLGDEYSDCDVMLYYDELPSQEELYQARQQNHGAELIEILGDRSYGAFGETFIINGIECQFAHAKIAQWEKEMSSILEEFDVQSPIMKGMTGTLVGIPLYGETLIGQWKAKIADYPDKLAQTMVEHYLKFFPIWGMQSKLAKRDTTLWYYQIMVESAQNLLGVLSGLNRLYYSTFQFKRMSKFIQQMKIAPENLPSRLESLFHHQAPVAVNQLEALVRETVALVEIYMPQVDTSSAKRRLGWRQKPWELREVNQ, encoded by the coding sequence ATGACTGATAAAAATGAATATTTATTAGAATTAGTCCAACGCAATGTCAAAGCGTATATCGCCAACTCGAAAACGAAAGCTGTTATGCTTACAGGTTCGGTTGCAGAAGGGCTTGGCGATGAATACTCAGATTGCGATGTGATGCTTTATTATGATGAGTTACCTTCCCAAGAAGAGTTGTACCAAGCGCGTCAGCAAAATCATGGTGCAGAGTTAATCGAGATTTTAGGCGATCGCTCTTATGGTGCGTTTGGTGAAACTTTTATCATAAACGGGATTGAATGTCAATTTGCTCATGCAAAAATCGCACAATGGGAAAAGGAAATGTCAAGCATTTTAGAAGAGTTTGATGTTCAATCTCCGATTATGAAAGGGATGACAGGAACATTGGTAGGAATCCCATTGTACGGCGAAACGCTGATTGGGCAGTGGAAAGCCAAAATTGCAGATTATCCTGATAAACTGGCGCAAACAATGGTCGAACATTATCTTAAGTTTTTTCCTATTTGGGGAATGCAGTCCAAACTTGCCAAGCGGGATACAACGCTTTGGTATTATCAAATCATGGTTGAATCAGCCCAAAACCTGCTTGGTGTCTTGTCTGGATTGAATCGCTTATATTATTCAACATTCCAATTTAAGCGGATGAGCAAGTTTATTCAGCAAATGAAGATTGCGCCTGAAAATCTCCCATCTCGTCTTGAAAGCTTGTTTCATCACCAAGCCCCTGTAGCCGTCAATCAATTAGAAGCATTGGTTCGAGAAACCGTCGCGCTTGTAGAAATTTATATGCCTCAAGTTGATACCTCATCAGCAAAACGAAGATTAGGGTGGAGACAGAAGCCTTGGGAATTGAGGGAGGTAAATCAGTGA
- a CDS encoding thymidylate synthase, with product MTLAGKTTQFEYKALYKPNQLIYGNGQVAVITGWTVKSAIAKHLEPQEYAVIGQLYSPTRGISLLIRNLLWNPHVRYLVVLNASKEDKNSGAGECLLDFFRHGFAEGVSDTGLSCWVIRSAIPGYIDIEVDAGALEHLRQSIKYSEAKSINEAVSLIKSYAQEEAITPWGSPLEFPMTTVEPTVLPGPRYGHRIEGKTIAETWVKIIHRIKTTGTIRPTGYDGQWQELIDLMAVITDEPADFYFPEPNYLPIDRNFLQEYISQILDDAPYREGLKYTYGQRLRSWFGRDQIEQVIHKLIGEIDAASAVMSLWDVKDHEKGGSPCLNHIWLRVVDNELSLTATLRSNDMFAAWPANAMGLRALQQYIRDKIADISKYDLKMGPLITISQSAHIYDDTWENADRLIANQYAVILKQRNYDDPSGNFLIEVDNLEIVVTQTTSGSGEVVKSYRGKNPLNLLREICAASPAIQPEHAGYLGLELQKANQCIKLGKPYIQDQ from the coding sequence ATGACACTAGCGGGTAAAACCACCCAATTCGAGTACAAGGCATTATACAAGCCGAATCAACTGATTTATGGCAATGGGCAAGTAGCAGTAATTACAGGATGGACTGTAAAGAGTGCGATAGCAAAACACCTAGAACCCCAAGAATATGCTGTAATTGGGCAATTGTACTCACCCACCAGAGGCATCAGCTTACTGATTCGTAATTTACTTTGGAATCCTCATGTGCGTTATTTAGTTGTGCTTAACGCCAGTAAGGAAGATAAAAATTCCGGTGCAGGAGAGTGCTTACTAGACTTTTTCCGTCATGGTTTTGCAGAGGGTGTATCTGATACTGGACTCAGTTGTTGGGTAATTCGCTCTGCTATTCCTGGTTATATAGATATAGAAGTAGATGCTGGTGCGTTGGAACATCTGCGGCAATCAATAAAATATAGTGAAGCAAAATCTATAAATGAAGCTGTTAGTTTAATTAAATCCTATGCACAAGAGGAAGCGATTACTCCTTGGGGTTCGCCATTAGAATTTCCCATGACTACTGTTGAACCGACGGTTCTACCAGGGCCAAGATACGGACACAGAATAGAAGGTAAAACCATAGCCGAAACATGGGTAAAAATTATTCATCGCATCAAAACAACCGGAACAATTCGCCCCACTGGTTATGATGGACAATGGCAAGAACTGATTGATTTAATGGCGGTAATTACTGATGAGCCTGCCGATTTCTATTTTCCTGAACCTAATTACTTGCCAATTGACCGCAATTTTTTACAAGAATATATCTCGCAAATTTTAGATGATGCCCCATACCGTGAAGGTTTGAAATATACTTATGGTCAACGTTTACGTTCTTGGTTTGGTCGTGATCAAATTGAGCAAGTTATTCATAAGTTAATTGGAGAAATTGATGCGGCTTCTGCTGTTATGAGTTTATGGGATGTGAAAGACCACGAGAAAGGCGGTAGTCCATGCCTTAACCATATTTGGCTGCGAGTAGTTGATAATGAATTATCGCTAACAGCCACATTAAGAAGTAATGATATGTTTGCTGCATGGCCAGCAAATGCAATGGGACTTAGGGCTTTACAACAATATATTAGAGATAAAATTGCTGATATTTCTAAATATGATTTAAAGATGGGGCCATTGATTACTATTAGTCAGTCGGCTCATATATATGATGATACTTGGGAGAATGCAGACAGATTAATTGCCAATCAATATGCTGTAATTTTGAAGCAGCGTAACTATGATGATCCTTCAGGAAACTTTTTAATTGAAGTCGATAATCTGGAAATTGTTGTTACTCAAACCACATCAGGTAGTGGTGAAGTAGTTAAATCTTATCGAGGAAAAAATCCGCTCAATTTACTCAGAGAAATTTGTGCTGCATCACCAGCTATTCAACCAGAACACGCAGGTTATTTAGGGCTGGAATTGCAAAAGGCGAATCAATGTATTAAACTTGGCAAGCCTTACATTCAGGATCAGTAA
- a CDS encoding deoxycytidylate deaminase, with protein MQDIFLTDEQHQRPTWDEYFLMLAKLAATRSTCLAFPVGAVIVKNKQVVATGYNGSPSGSAHCTTQGYCYPGLSSCDASKTLPSRAVHAEANAIAQAAKHGISTDGASIYVTLEPCLSCLKLIISAGIKEVFYETSFNSGEKALVRDSFVKEGLVRFKQIDLSELTVKKAALFLINPTSVARAATEVSGF; from the coding sequence ATGCAAGATATTTTTTTAACTGACGAACAGCATCAAAGACCAACGTGGGATGAATACTTTTTGATGTTGGCTAAACTCGCCGCTACTCGCTCAACTTGTTTGGCGTTTCCTGTAGGGGCTGTGATTGTGAAAAATAAGCAAGTGGTGGCGACTGGTTACAATGGTTCGCCATCAGGTTCGGCTCACTGTACTACTCAAGGTTACTGTTATCCTGGGTTGAGTAGTTGTGATGCCAGTAAGACTTTACCATCAAGGGCTGTACATGCTGAAGCAAATGCGATCGCCCAAGCAGCAAAACATGGTATCTCAACAGATGGTGCAAGTATTTATGTGACTCTAGAGCCTTGTTTATCTTGCTTAAAGTTAATTATTTCCGCAGGTATTAAGGAAGTATTTTACGAAACCTCTTTTAACAGTGGTGAGAAAGCATTAGTAAGAGACTCTTTTGTTAAAGAAGGTTTAGTAAGGTTTAAACAGATTGATTTATCTGAATTAACAGTGAAAAAAGCAGCTTTATTTTTAATAAATCCTACCTCTGTTGCTAGAGCCGCAACAGAAGTATCTGGATTTTAG
- a CDS encoding P-loop NTPase family protein produces MVAQLETPSANSSLSLPYPIEGLVQVFTSSHRNFFTSVMGQALRIAGQGTPVLIVQFLKGGINQGQDKPIQLGQNLDWLRCDLPRCIDTPHLDEAENQALQKLWLHTQQVVHENKYSLVVLDELSLAINFGLISEGDVLAFLAKRPPHVDVIFTGTEMPQSILDVADQITEIRRSHRP; encoded by the coding sequence ATGGTTGCCCAGTTAGAAACACCCAGTGCCAATTCGTCCCTTAGCTTACCATACCCAATTGAAGGGCTAGTGCAGGTTTTCACTAGCTCACACCGTAACTTTTTTACCAGCGTCATGGGGCAAGCCCTGAGAATTGCTGGACAAGGTACACCAGTCTTAATCGTCCAGTTTCTCAAAGGTGGGATCAATCAAGGACAAGACAAACCAATTCAATTAGGTCAAAATTTAGATTGGCTGCGTTGTGATTTGCCACGCTGCATTGATACCCCCCATCTAGATGAAGCAGAAAATCAAGCTTTACAAAAGTTATGGTTACACACACAACAGGTAGTCCATGAAAACAAGTATTCTCTTGTGGTTCTAGATGAATTAAGTTTAGCGATTAATTTTGGGCTGATAAGCGAAGGTGATGTTTTAGCCTTTTTAGCTAAACGTCCTCCCCATGTCGATGTTATTTTTACAGGTACAGAAATGCCTCAATCTATTTTAGATGTGGCTGATCAAATTACCGAAATCAGACGTAGCCACCGCCCGTAA
- a CDS encoding adenylate kinase family protein gives MRLVILGGSGSGKSTQAQRLCSHLEIPQISTGEILRDAISHVSELGRHAHPYVAKGELVPDEMIIELIRLRLKKADVSEGWVLEGYPRTAFQAEELDFLLEELGQKLDWAIYLQVPEAVMVSRSLGRSLPDDQPEIVQRRVEIFYDRTVPILEYYDRRRRLLTINGDQIPELVSQNILTLLSVP, from the coding sequence GTGAGATTAGTGATTCTGGGAGGCTCAGGATCTGGGAAAAGTACTCAAGCACAAAGGCTTTGTAGTCACTTAGAAATTCCTCAGATTTCTACAGGTGAAATTTTACGGGATGCTATTTCCCATGTTAGTGAATTGGGTCGCCATGCCCACCCATATGTGGCTAAAGGTGAGTTAGTTCCTGATGAAATGATTATTGAATTAATTCGATTGCGGCTGAAGAAGGCTGATGTGAGTGAGGGTTGGGTTTTAGAAGGTTATCCGCGTACTGCTTTCCAGGCTGAGGAGTTGGATTTTTTGCTAGAGGAGTTGGGACAAAAGTTGGATTGGGCAATTTATTTACAAGTCCCGGAAGCAGTTATGGTAAGTCGCTCTTTGGGGCGTTCTTTACCGGATGATCAACCAGAGATAGTGCAGCGTCGTGTAGAGATTTTTTACGATCGCACTGTTCCTATTTTAGAGTACTATGACCGTCGCCGTCGTCTTTTGACAATTAACGGCGATCAGATACCGGAATTAGTTTCACAAAACATTCTCACCCTACTTTCCGTTCCCTAA
- the rph gene encoding ribonuclease PH yields the protein MVWQRPDGRKPYELRPVNFHTGFTRFAPGSVLTICGETKVLCTVSVVESVPKFLAGSGKGWLTAEYRMLPSATQQRQERELLKLSGRTQEIQRLIGRSLRATIDFAALGERTLTVDADVLQADAGTRTAAITGGFVALAGAISQLLQRGVLERSPLCGQVAAVSVGLLEEEPYLDLNYIEDVAATVDFNVVMNQQLGIIEVQGTAEEGSFSRTQLNQLLDCAEKGIQQLLIAQQEAIPEWDRLFVGK from the coding sequence ATGGTTTGGCAGCGTCCCGACGGTAGAAAACCCTATGAACTCCGTCCCGTCAACTTTCACACCGGGTTTACCCGCTTTGCTCCTGGTTCAGTGCTAACAATATGTGGCGAGACTAAGGTACTGTGTACAGTCAGTGTGGTGGAAAGTGTACCTAAGTTTCTTGCAGGTAGTGGCAAAGGTTGGCTAACGGCTGAGTATCGGATGCTACCATCGGCTACACAGCAACGGCAAGAACGAGAACTATTAAAATTATCTGGACGCACGCAAGAAATACAGCGTTTGATCGGGCGTAGCTTACGCGCAACAATAGATTTTGCAGCGTTAGGGGAGCGGACTTTAACTGTAGATGCAGATGTGCTACAAGCCGACGCAGGTACGAGAACGGCAGCCATTACAGGCGGCTTTGTAGCTTTAGCTGGGGCTATTTCTCAATTATTGCAGCGAGGGGTATTAGAGCGATCGCCTCTTTGTGGACAAGTAGCAGCTGTTTCCGTTGGTTTATTAGAAGAAGAACCATATTTAGATTTGAACTATATAGAAGATGTAGCTGCAACGGTAGATTTTAATGTGGTAATGAACCAACAATTAGGAATTATTGAAGTCCAAGGAACAGCAGAAGAAGGCAGTTTTAGCCGTACCCAATTAAATCAGCTATTAGATTGTGCCGAAAAAGGCATTCAGCAATTGTTAATCGCTCAACAGGAAGCAATTCCTGAGTGGGATCGGCTGTTTGTTGGAAAATAG
- a CDS encoding restriction endonuclease subunit R, producing MTILNASNLSLEEVHRLFGFQKQFNNSFSNLLSLEALTEREHQELQQIYEDFDRYLTAGKVSEGQIKFLVVAPLLRLASFYHYPIEIRLEENIADIEVEDEDILIKGRFDILAINKAKHTKNSAYFWVLIIESKNSQIDISTGFPQLLTYAYKGIDNQKSVWGLTTNGRNYQFFYIEQSNPPTYHLLPSLNLMEPPRAIELLQVLKAICKL from the coding sequence ATGACTATTCTTAATGCCAGTAATTTATCTTTAGAAGAAGTTCACCGTTTATTTGGCTTTCAAAAACAGTTCAATAACTCATTTTCCAACTTATTATCTCTTGAAGCACTTACTGAAAGAGAACATCAGGAATTACAACAAATTTACGAAGACTTTGACAGATATCTTACAGCAGGTAAAGTATCAGAAGGTCAGATAAAGTTTCTTGTAGTTGCTCCATTACTGAGATTAGCTAGTTTTTATCATTATCCTATTGAGATTCGTTTAGAAGAAAATATTGCTGATATAGAAGTTGAAGATGAAGATATTCTCATTAAAGGAAGATTTGATATTTTAGCTATTAATAAAGCTAAACATACGAAAAATTCAGCATATTTTTGGGTATTAATAATAGAATCTAAAAATAGCCAAATTGATATATCAACGGGATTCCCTCAATTACTAACCTACGCTTATAAAGGTATAGATAATCAAAAATCAGTTTGGGGTTTAACAACTAACGGCAGAAACTATCAGTTCTTTTATATTGAACAAAGTAATCCCCCTACTTATCACCTTTTGCCATCATTAAATTTGATGGAACCCCCTCGTGCAATTGAGTTGCTACAAGTTTTAAAAGCAATTTGTAAATTGTAA
- a CDS encoding phytoene desaturase family protein encodes MNSPLPTPQLDAIVIGSGIGGLCAAGLLARYGKRVVVCESHTIAGGAAHSFKRRGFEFDSGPSFYCGLADTQSLNPVKQVLDVLGESLQVIPYDPLGKYHFPEGTVAVYSNTEKYLHEVQQITSQGTEELQQFIKRLLGLYDAMKGIPTLALRSDWQVILVLLQRYLPSLGQMLPYLPLVQSSVGNVMDTTVNHPWVRRLIDLECFLLSGLKAHGTIAPEVAFMLGERSRAGVEYPVGGSAAIVDALVRGLERWGGKLRLGCHVEQILVEAGKAVGVRLQNGEILNAPIIISNATIWDTYNHLLLPEDLPVAYRQNALATPTVDSFMHLHLGIRADGLENLTGHHVVVHDSHQDITVPGNTCMISIPSVWDATLAPEGHHVVHAYTLEPYAGWERGDGYVTKKREKAESLYRALERIIPNIRERVVLELIGTPLTHSHYLRRHQGTYGPAIAAGKGMFPSTYTPIQGLYRVGDSTMPGIGVPAVAASGILCANSLVERSQIVELLKAMSH; translated from the coding sequence ATGAACTCACCACTCCCCACTCCCCAACTTGATGCCATAGTTATCGGTAGCGGTATCGGTGGCTTATGTGCTGCTGGGTTGTTAGCACGTTATGGTAAACGGGTGGTTGTGTGCGAAAGTCATACAATTGCTGGTGGTGCAGCCCATAGTTTTAAACGGCGCGGATTTGAATTTGATTCTGGCCCCTCCTTTTACTGTGGTTTGGCGGATACTCAGAGTTTAAATCCTGTCAAACAGGTTCTTGATGTCTTAGGTGAATCTCTCCAAGTTATACCCTATGATCCTTTAGGAAAATATCATTTTCCCGAAGGAACTGTTGCAGTATATAGCAACACTGAAAAATACCTTCATGAAGTACAGCAAATAACTTCCCAAGGCACGGAAGAACTCCAACAATTTATCAAACGTTTGCTTGGACTCTACGATGCTATGAAAGGTATTCCCACCTTAGCATTGCGGTCAGACTGGCAGGTAATTTTGGTTTTACTGCAACGTTACCTCCCATCCTTGGGGCAAATGTTACCTTACTTACCCTTGGTTCAGTCCTCTGTGGGAAATGTGATGGATACCACAGTTAACCACCCTTGGGTACGAAGACTCATTGATTTGGAATGTTTTCTCTTATCTGGTTTAAAAGCACATGGCACAATTGCCCCAGAGGTGGCTTTTATGTTAGGAGAACGTTCCCGCGCTGGAGTTGAGTATCCTGTGGGGGGTAGTGCGGCAATTGTTGATGCTTTGGTGCGGGGGTTAGAACGTTGGGGTGGTAAGTTACGTTTGGGATGTCATGTTGAGCAAATTTTAGTAGAGGCTGGTAAAGCTGTAGGGGTAAGGTTACAAAATGGTGAAATTCTCAACGCGCCTATCATCATTTCTAATGCCACAATTTGGGATACTTACAATCACCTGTTACTTCCTGAAGATTTACCTGTGGCTTACCGTCAAAATGCTTTGGCAACGCCCACTGTAGACAGTTTTATGCACCTACATTTAGGCATTAGGGCAGATGGGTTAGAAAATTTGACAGGACATCATGTAGTAGTCCACGATTCCCATCAAGATATCACCGTTCCGGGTAATACCTGTATGATTTCGATCCCCAGTGTATGGGATGCAACTCTTGCACCAGAAGGACATCATGTAGTCCATGCTTACACCCTCGAACCTTACGCCGGATGGGAACGCGGTGATGGGTATGTAACTAAGAAAAGGGAAAAAGCAGAGTCTTTATACCGTGCTTTAGAGCGTATTATTCCTAATATTAGAGAGCGTGTAGTGTTGGAACTTATCGGTACACCGTTAACTCACTCCCATTACCTACGCCGTCATCAAGGAACCTATGGCCCGGCTATTGCTGCTGGTAAAGGGATGTTTCCGAGTACATATACGCCCATTCAAGGTTTGTATCGCGTAGGTGATAGTACCATGCCAGGAATTGGTGTCCCGGCGGTAGCGGCTTCTGGTATTTTATGCGCGAATAGTTTGGTGGAGCGATCGCAAATAGTAGAGTTATTGAAAGCTATGAGTCATTAG